The following proteins are co-located in the Coleofasciculus sp. FACHB-1120 genome:
- a CDS encoding AarF/UbiB family protein, giving the protein MNRYSLTFQSRRYNPEAIAQYFRYRPWRVLWRAIKIIWLFAGFVLGLKWDDWLNQEWKNREKRATQLREILTRLGPTFIKVGQALSTRPDLVRKDFLEELIKLQDQLPPFDNAIAFNIIETELERSIEEIYSEISPEPLAAASLGQVYRARLHTGEEVAVKVQRPNLLPTITLDLYLMRWMAAWLSPWLPLNLGHNLTLIVDEFGYKLFEEIDYLNEGRNAEKFATNFRDDPSVKVPAIYWRYTNMRVLTLEWINGFKLNDTERIKAAGLETDTLIEIGVTAGLRQLLEYGFFHADPHPGNLFAMPDGRMAYIDFGMMDQMEENTKETLVSAVVHLINKDYIELAKDFVKLGFLTPETDIVPIIPALESVLGDVIGESVQDFNFKTITDKFSELMYDYPFRIPAKFALIIRSLVTQEGLALSLNPNFKIVEVAYPYIARRLLTGESPEMRRRLIEVLFKDGKFQWQRLENMIAIARSDDNFDLLPTAQLGLQFLLSEEGQFLRRQVLIALTEDDRLHTEEVRRLWNLVKDDLKPSRLFNVALGALTELSTDGVAALLPSFATLAAFQERE; this is encoded by the coding sequence GTGAATCGGTACTCCCTCACTTTCCAGTCTCGGCGCTACAATCCCGAAGCGATCGCCCAGTACTTCCGTTATCGTCCCTGGCGGGTTCTCTGGCGAGCCATCAAAATTATCTGGTTATTTGCAGGGTTTGTTCTTGGCTTAAAGTGGGACGATTGGCTGAACCAGGAATGGAAGAATCGGGAGAAACGCGCCACGCAGCTGCGGGAAATCCTCACTCGCCTGGGTCCAACCTTTATTAAAGTCGGTCAAGCTCTTTCTACACGACCCGACTTAGTGCGAAAAGACTTTTTAGAAGAACTCATCAAATTACAAGACCAACTGCCGCCATTTGATAATGCGATCGCATTCAATATCATTGAAACCGAGCTAGAACGCTCAATAGAAGAAATCTATAGCGAAATATCCCCAGAGCCACTTGCCGCCGCCAGTCTGGGTCAAGTTTATCGAGCGCGTCTCCACACCGGCGAAGAAGTCGCCGTCAAGGTGCAACGCCCCAACTTGCTACCCACCATTACCCTCGACCTTTACTTAATGCGGTGGATGGCAGCTTGGCTGAGTCCTTGGCTTCCCCTAAATTTAGGGCATAACCTGACTCTGATCGTCGATGAATTCGGTTACAAGTTATTTGAAGAAATTGACTACCTCAACGAAGGACGGAACGCCGAAAAGTTTGCCACTAATTTTCGCGACGACCCCAGCGTTAAAGTCCCAGCCATCTACTGGCGCTACACCAACATGCGCGTTCTGACTTTAGAGTGGATTAACGGCTTCAAGCTGAACGATACCGAACGGATTAAAGCAGCCGGATTGGAAACCGATACCTTGATCGAGATTGGCGTCACTGCTGGTCTGCGGCAGCTATTGGAATACGGCTTTTTCCATGCTGACCCCCATCCGGGTAACTTGTTTGCCATGCCAGATGGTCGCATGGCTTATATAGACTTCGGCATGATGGATCAGATGGAGGAGAATACGAAAGAAACCCTCGTCAGTGCCGTTGTTCACCTAATTAACAAAGACTATATTGAGTTAGCCAAAGACTTTGTTAAGCTGGGGTTTTTGACGCCAGAAACGGATATTGTTCCGATCATTCCAGCGCTAGAAAGCGTGTTAGGGGATGTCATCGGCGAAAGCGTACAGGACTTTAACTTTAAGACAATTACAGACAAGTTCTCGGAACTGATGTATGACTATCCGTTCCGAATTCCGGCTAAGTTTGCCTTAATTATTCGTTCTCTGGTGACACAGGAGGGATTAGCTCTCAGCTTGAATCCCAATTTCAAAATTGTCGAAGTTGCCTATCCCTACATAGCGCGGCGTCTGCTGACTGGCGAATCCCCAGAAATGCGGCGACGTTTGATTGAAGTCTTGTTCAAAGACGGCAAATTCCAATGGCAGCGCTTAGAGAACATGATAGCGATCGCTCGCTCAGATGATAACTTCGATCTGTTGCCCACAGCTCAACTGGGTTTACAGTTTCTCCTCTCTGAAGAAGGACAATTTCTGCGACGCCAAGTCCTAATTGCCTTGACAGAAGATGACCGACTTCATACCGAAGAAGTGCGACGCCTCTGGAATCTAGTCAAAGATGACCTGAAACCGTCACGGTTGTTTAATGTAGCCCTTGGAGCCTTGACGGAACTCTCCACGGATGGAGTCGCAGCCCTATTACCTTCTTTTGCCACACTTGCTGCCTTTCAGGAGAGAGAATAG
- a CDS encoding Na/Pi symporter: MLFSKNSKKKILKLLSLSLVVTALIVSPSLSGNNFHFFNAPALEVSVNAQPPAGTDAPQQNPASAEGAEKGKSDKAENASSEGETKGKIDIFKIVMGVLAGLVLFLYGVTRLAEGLEAIAGDRAKTLINKFTSNRFAAVATGTVATTILDSSSVTIIMTIAMVSAGLLTFVQSLGIVLGSNIGTTIGAELIAFKINEYAPIALFLGFLLHFLGKTDRWKNIGLILLGVGLLFFGLDTIDGAMKPFRDYQPFIDWMRTLGENPLLGALVGALFTILIQSSSATVAIIITLAASGLISLPAGVALMLGAEVGTCADTLVATIGRSREALRTGIFHLIFNVITAATGILFAAQLASLAQWISGGADVARQIANAQVIFNVLGVVLVIGFLPLIARGLEILIPGGKSNRQLAGEPQREQTKV, from the coding sequence ATGTTGTTTTCAAAAAATTCAAAGAAAAAAATACTCAAGTTATTGAGTTTGAGCCTTGTCGTTACAGCTTTGATTGTTAGTCCTTCCCTATCAGGAAACAATTTCCACTTCTTTAACGCACCCGCGTTAGAAGTCAGTGTCAACGCTCAGCCTCCGGCTGGAACTGATGCGCCACAGCAGAATCCTGCTTCCGCAGAAGGTGCAGAAAAGGGAAAAAGTGACAAGGCTGAGAATGCCTCGTCTGAAGGAGAAACCAAAGGAAAGATTGATATTTTCAAAATTGTCATGGGTGTGCTGGCGGGTCTGGTGCTGTTCTTGTATGGTGTGACCCGTCTAGCTGAGGGACTCGAAGCGATCGCAGGCGATCGCGCAAAGACTCTCATCAACAAGTTCACCAGCAATCGCTTCGCCGCAGTGGCAACTGGCACGGTGGCGACAACCATATTAGATTCATCGTCGGTCACGATCATCATGACAATCGCGATGGTGAGTGCTGGGTTGCTGACGTTTGTGCAGTCTCTCGGCATTGTTCTGGGTTCCAACATCGGGACGACCATCGGCGCTGAACTGATCGCTTTTAAGATTAACGAATATGCACCTATCGCCCTGTTCCTTGGCTTCTTGTTGCATTTTTTGGGCAAGACAGACCGCTGGAAGAACATCGGTTTAATTTTGTTGGGGGTAGGCTTGCTCTTCTTCGGTCTAGACACGATTGACGGGGCGATGAAACCGTTCCGGGACTACCAACCCTTTATTGATTGGATGAGAACCTTAGGGGAAAACCCGCTGCTGGGCGCTTTAGTTGGGGCGCTGTTTACCATCTTGATTCAATCCTCTTCCGCCACAGTAGCCATTATCATTACGCTGGCAGCTTCTGGCTTGATCTCATTGCCCGCAGGCGTTGCCTTGATGCTGGGGGCGGAAGTTGGCACCTGCGCTGACACGCTGGTAGCGACGATTGGGCGATCGCGCGAAGCTTTGCGGACGGGTATCTTTCATTTGATTTTCAATGTGATCACCGCCGCCACGGGAATCTTATTTGCAGCTCAATTAGCAAGCCTCGCCCAGTGGATTTCTGGGGGGGCTGATGTTGCCCGCCAAATTGCCAATGCTCAGGTGATATTCAACGTGTTAGGCGTGGTGTTGGTTATCGGGTTTCTACCGTTAATCGCCCGTGGATTGGAAATCCTAATTCCCGGCGGTAAATCGAATCGGCAACTCGCAGGGGAGCCTCAAAGGGAACAAACGAAAGTGTAG
- the gmk gene encoding guanylate kinase: protein MKTGRLIVLTGPSGVGKGTLLRSLLQRHPELYFSVSATTRAPRLGEIEGKHYYFVSRNQFDQMVKAGELLEWAEFAGNCYGTLRGQVEEQIQQGQWVILEIELEGARQIRQNFPSALQIFILPPSVSELENRIRGRGQDSEVAIARRLNRAEAEIAAASEFDIQIMNDDLEKALNRIEAAIFTPASC, encoded by the coding sequence ATGAAAACTGGCAGACTGATTGTTTTGACTGGGCCGAGTGGCGTGGGCAAAGGTACATTGCTGCGATCGCTCTTGCAGCGTCATCCGGAACTGTATTTTTCTGTATCCGCGACGACTCGCGCCCCTCGTCTCGGTGAAATTGAGGGCAAACACTATTATTTTGTCAGCCGCAACCAGTTTGACCAAATGGTGAAAGCCGGTGAATTGCTGGAGTGGGCTGAGTTTGCTGGTAACTGTTACGGAACCCTGCGAGGACAAGTGGAGGAGCAAATCCAGCAGGGTCAGTGGGTGATATTAGAAATTGAACTAGAAGGGGCGCGGCAGATCAGACAAAATTTCCCAAGCGCTCTACAGATTTTTATCCTACCGCCTTCCGTTAGCGAACTAGAGAATCGAATCCGAGGACGCGGGCAAGATTCAGAGGTCGCGATCGCGCGACGGCTTAACCGTGCCGAAGCCGAAATTGCTGCGGCGAGTGAATTCGATATTCAAATCATGAACGACGATCTGGAAAAAGCCCTGAATCGTATCGAAGCCGCTATCTTCACACCGGCAAGCTGTTGA
- a CDS encoding SH3 domain-containing protein yields MRLGSLKVIGGCATTVTLLALAVGLSVPKNLAEPSQDGNKFAPRTVAPEQAGGVTEAQTAREAIKARVGTANALGAGIAGTATDDGRVYNVLSTVNIRSCPSTSCRILRVAKPGADVLNDPSGGTQQGNGYTWIRVTYGFNSTNACETNRSQGWMIINPLAPGKVRVRKGPLNVRSSPCSGRIIKTLPTGTTLDFHPDQNQWSNKWYKVVVPGATPGPLGYVDGWDFADVY; encoded by the coding sequence ATGCGCCTTGGATCTCTTAAAGTAATTGGTGGATGTGCCACAACGGTTACGCTACTAGCCCTTGCAGTAGGTTTGTCCGTCCCTAAAAATTTAGCTGAACCTTCTCAAGATGGTAACAAATTTGCTCCTAGAACTGTCGCACCAGAACAGGCGGGAGGGGTTACTGAAGCTCAAACAGCCCGCGAAGCGATCAAAGCTAGAGTTGGTACGGCAAATGCTCTCGGTGCAGGTATCGCTGGCACAGCGACGGATGATGGTCGGGTTTATAACGTCCTGAGTACCGTAAACATTCGCTCTTGTCCCAGTACCAGCTGCCGTATCCTCCGCGTTGCTAAACCAGGAGCTGATGTTCTCAACGATCCTAGCGGAGGCACTCAGCAAGGCAATGGTTATACTTGGATTCGTGTAACTTACGGATTCAATTCTACCAATGCTTGTGAAACCAATCGCTCTCAAGGATGGATGATAATTAATCCTCTCGCCCCTGGAAAGGTTCGCGTTAGAAAAGGCCCGTTAAACGTTCGGTCATCGCCATGTTCGGGTCGGATTATTAAAACTTTACCAACTGGCACAACTCTAGACTTCCATCCAGACCAAAACCAATGGAGCAACAAGTGGTATAAAGTTGTTGTTCCTGGGGCGACGCCAGGACCTTTAGGCTATGTTGATGGTTGGGACTTTGCGGATGTCTACTAA
- a CDS encoding DUF370 domain-containing protein codes for MDIQLINIGFGNIVSANRVVAIVSPESAPIKRIITDARDRGQLIDATYGRRTRAVIITDSSHIILSAIQPETVAHRFVIGKDANASNN; via the coding sequence ATGGACATTCAGTTAATCAATATCGGTTTTGGTAACATCGTGTCTGCAAACCGAGTGGTTGCCATTGTCAGTCCAGAATCTGCGCCCATTAAACGGATTATCACCGATGCTAGAGATAGAGGACAGTTGATTGATGCGACTTATGGGCGTCGCACTCGCGCGGTGATTATTACCGATTCAAGCCACATCATTCTCTCCGCCATTCAGCCTGAAACCGTTGCCCATCGCTTTGTGATTGGCAAAGACGCGAATGCCAGCAACAATTAA
- a CDS encoding M1 family metallopeptidase — protein MKLQTYFDSENNGHKSFELPGARPHYNPDRPGQVEHIFLDLALDIPNQTVGGTCAITLLPVRSGIDRLTLDAVNLNIQSVQVDEMPQSFDYDGEQLHIQMQTPTQMGKSIEIAIAYSVEKPQRGIYFISPNKHYPDKPVQVWTQGEDEDSRFWFPCFDYPGQLATSEIRVKVPKLLVAISNGLLIKTEEDNHYKTYHWLQEQVHPTYLMTLAVGDFAEIQDEWNGKPVTYYVEKGREEDARRSMGKTPEMIEFFSEKFGYPYPYPKYAQVCVDDFIFGGMENTSTTLLTDRCLLDKRASLDNRTTESLVAHELAHQWFGDLVVIKHWSHAWIKEGMASYSEVLWTQQEYGSQDAAYYLLNEARSYLVEDSSRYRRPIVTHVYREAIELYDRHLYEKGACVYHMMRAELGDELFFKAIHTFVQDNAHKTVETVDLLRSIEKATGRNLLFLFDQYVYRGGHPDFKVAYSWDTDSKLAKVTVTQTQATSDTNGSRSDLFDLKIPIAFGYVSGSSSNENHLETRDSSPEQSSTVNFKTFAVRVHEREQSFYFPLEEKPHFISFDIGNNCLKTVSLEYPVQELKAQLQSDPDPVSRIYAAEALAKKGGLEVVKALSFALKNDSFWGVRAEVAKQLAEVKLDQAFDGLVAGLKDKEALVRRAVVQALGTIKTHDSYKALKPLVEDGDASYYVESAAVNAIGGIGAANLDEKPKEEKVLKLLQTVLKEKAGWNEVVRTGAIAGLSQLKTSPQALDLILEYTAQRIPQALRLAAIRALGSISTGQNNVNLERILEQLAELSKETFFLTQVSVAIALGQMETAKAIGILRSLADQTPDGRVRRIAEEAVGRVQKNVGSDQALKQLRDELDQIKKQNQELKSRLENLEAKSSTSAS, from the coding sequence ATGAAGTTGCAGACTTATTTCGATTCAGAAAATAACGGTCACAAATCCTTTGAACTGCCCGGTGCCCGTCCCCACTACAACCCAGATCGACCCGGACAAGTCGAGCATATTTTCCTGGATTTAGCCCTGGATATTCCCAACCAAACCGTTGGCGGTACTTGTGCCATTACTTTATTGCCGGTGCGGAGTGGGATTGACCGTTTAACTTTAGATGCCGTCAACCTAAATATTCAGTCAGTGCAGGTTGACGAGATGCCGCAGAGCTTTGACTATGATGGCGAACAACTGCACATCCAGATGCAGACACCTACTCAGATGGGGAAATCGATCGAGATAGCGATCGCCTACTCGGTGGAAAAACCCCAGCGCGGTATCTACTTTATTTCCCCCAACAAACACTATCCCGACAAACCCGTTCAAGTTTGGACACAGGGAGAAGATGAGGATTCCCGCTTCTGGTTCCCCTGCTTTGACTATCCCGGACAGTTAGCCACTTCAGAAATTCGGGTCAAAGTTCCCAAACTCCTAGTCGCCATCTCCAACGGATTGCTAATTAAAACTGAGGAAGATAACCACTACAAAACTTATCACTGGTTGCAAGAGCAAGTTCATCCCACCTACTTGATGACTCTCGCGGTGGGTGACTTTGCCGAAATTCAAGATGAGTGGAACGGCAAACCTGTCACCTACTATGTGGAGAAAGGCAGAGAAGAAGATGCCCGCCGTAGTATGGGCAAAACGCCGGAAATGATTGAATTTTTCAGCGAAAAATTTGGTTATCCCTACCCTTATCCCAAATACGCCCAAGTGTGCGTCGATGACTTCATCTTCGGTGGGATGGAGAACACCTCCACCACGCTGCTAACCGATCGCTGCTTGCTGGATAAACGGGCATCTTTAGATAATCGCACCACAGAAAGCTTAGTCGCTCACGAACTCGCCCACCAGTGGTTTGGAGATCTAGTCGTCATCAAGCACTGGTCTCATGCTTGGATTAAAGAAGGGATGGCTTCTTACTCAGAAGTGCTATGGACGCAACAAGAGTACGGTTCGCAAGACGCAGCCTATTACCTGCTCAATGAAGCTCGTAGCTACCTTGTAGAAGATAGCAGCCGTTACCGTCGCCCGATTGTCACTCACGTCTATCGCGAGGCGATTGAACTGTACGACCGCCACCTCTATGAAAAAGGTGCTTGTGTCTATCACATGATGCGGGCGGAGTTGGGAGACGAGCTATTTTTTAAAGCAATCCACACCTTTGTTCAGGACAACGCCCATAAAACAGTCGAAACTGTTGACCTGCTACGATCCATTGAAAAAGCGACGGGTCGCAACCTACTATTTTTATTTGACCAGTACGTTTATCGCGGCGGTCATCCAGATTTCAAAGTTGCTTATTCCTGGGATACGGATAGCAAGTTGGCTAAAGTTACCGTTACTCAAACTCAAGCCACCAGCGACACCAACGGCAGCCGTAGTGATTTATTTGACCTAAAAATTCCCATCGCCTTTGGCTATGTCTCAGGAAGTTCCTCTAACGAGAATCATCTAGAGACGCGAGATTCCTCGCCTGAACAATCCTCCACCGTCAATTTCAAAACTTTCGCGGTGAGAGTTCACGAACGGGAACAAAGCTTTTACTTCCCCCTCGAAGAAAAACCCCATTTTATTAGCTTTGACATCGGGAATAATTGCCTAAAAACGGTGTCCTTAGAGTACCCAGTTCAAGAACTCAAAGCCCAACTGCAATCCGATCCCGATCCCGTTTCCCGCATCTACGCGGCTGAGGCGTTGGCGAAAAAAGGCGGATTGGAGGTCGTCAAAGCGCTTTCTTTTGCCCTTAAGAACGATTCTTTCTGGGGTGTCCGGGCGGAAGTTGCTAAACAGTTGGCAGAAGTTAAACTCGATCAAGCGTTTGATGGTCTAGTTGCGGGTCTAAAAGATAAAGAAGCCTTAGTGCGTCGTGCAGTGGTGCAAGCACTGGGAACGATTAAAACCCACGACAGCTACAAAGCACTGAAACCATTGGTAGAAGACGGCGACGCCAGCTACTATGTGGAGTCAGCAGCCGTGAATGCGATTGGCGGAATTGGGGCAGCAAATCTAGACGAAAAGCCCAAAGAAGAGAAAGTGCTGAAGCTGCTGCAAACGGTACTTAAAGAAAAGGCGGGTTGGAACGAAGTTGTCAGAACTGGCGCGATCGCTGGTTTGTCTCAACTCAAAACTTCACCCCAAGCGCTGGATCTGATTCTTGAGTATACCGCCCAACGCATCCCGCAAGCGTTGCGTCTAGCAGCGATTCGCGCCTTAGGAAGCATTTCAACGGGTCAGAATAATGTCAACTTGGAACGAATTCTCGAACAACTTGCAGAACTCTCCAAAGAGACCTTTTTCTTAACCCAAGTATCAGTCGCGATCGCGCTAGGGCAAATGGAGACAGCCAAAGCGATTGGGATTTTGCGAAGTCTTGCCGACCAAACCCCCGATGGGCGAGTCCGTCGTATCGCGGAGGAAGCGGTTGGGCGAGTGCAAAAAAATGTGGGTTCGGATCAAGCGCTCAAGCAATTGCGAGACGAACTCGACCAAATCAAGAAGCAAAACCAGGAACTCAAAAGCCGCTTGGAAAACCTAGAAGCGAAGTCCAGCACCTCAGCTAGCTAA
- a CDS encoding NFACT RNA binding domain-containing protein: MQLVDFTTLTAACSELRAEWIPARLEQVYQRDRFTISIALRTLKRRSWLTVSWHPQAARVCIGDPPPRTPDTFTFSDQLRHQLGGFALVAIEASSADANTPSAIAPWERVIDLQFARRPGDPAIWHLYVEIMGKYSNVILTGADNLIVTAAHQVNAQQSSVRTILTGQPYESPPALTATIPTLNESQERWQERLSLIPAALRRQILKNYRGLSPALVVSIVQAAGLDPEQSTDTLKQSDWDALFLRWQEWLQAILKSQSSQSSIPSPTTLQAQGETGAVFHPGWTPEGYNVLGWGIVKPAESVQELLNRYYTDRLNQQEFNQIHHQLSQKLNNVLEKLRLKASTFTERLQQSDQADQHRQQADLLMAYLQNWEPGMKSIDLNDFDTGKPVTIPLDPEKNAVQNAQSLYKRNQKLKRARSAVEPLLKEVQAEIDYLEQVEATLTQLDSYDDPEDLQTLLEIRDELIQQQYLQDPDNRSRRDEEGSHPYRYQTPSGFELLIGRNNRQNDQLTFRMAGDYDLWFHTQEIPGSHGLLRVAPGSVPEEADLQFAADLISYYSRARQSDRVPVVYTEPKHVYKPKGAKPGIAIYKQERIIWGSPPAAINYLR, translated from the coding sequence GTGCAACTCGTTGACTTTACTACCTTAACTGCCGCTTGTTCTGAACTGCGTGCTGAGTGGATACCGGCGCGGCTGGAACAAGTTTATCAGCGCGATCGCTTTACAATTTCCATCGCCCTGCGAACCCTGAAGCGGCGGAGTTGGCTTACAGTTTCTTGGCATCCGCAAGCTGCGCGTGTTTGCATTGGCGATCCACCTCCCCGCACGCCAGATACATTTACCTTCAGCGATCAGTTACGACATCAGTTGGGTGGCTTTGCTTTGGTGGCGATAGAAGCAAGTAGCGCTGACGCAAATACACCTTCAGCGATCGCACCTTGGGAACGAGTGATCGATTTACAATTTGCCAGACGTCCTGGAGATCCGGCTATCTGGCACCTGTACGTTGAAATCATGGGCAAATACAGCAACGTCATCCTTACAGGTGCAGACAACCTTATTGTTACCGCCGCCCATCAAGTCAACGCCCAACAATCTAGCGTCCGTACCATCCTGACCGGACAGCCATACGAATCTCCACCCGCCCTCACTGCAACTATCCCGACTTTAAACGAATCCCAAGAACGCTGGCAAGAACGGCTGAGTTTAATTCCCGCAGCACTGCGGCGTCAGATACTGAAAAATTACCGGGGTTTGAGTCCAGCGCTGGTTGTCTCAATAGTACAAGCCGCTGGTCTAGATCCAGAGCAATCCACCGATACCCTCAAACAATCTGACTGGGACGCTTTATTTCTCCGATGGCAAGAATGGCTGCAAGCAATTCTGAAAAGCCAATCCTCCCAGTCTTCTATCCCCTCGCCTACGACACTCCAGGCTCAGGGGGAGACTGGGGCAGTTTTTCATCCCGGCTGGACACCCGAAGGATACAACGTCTTGGGCTGGGGCATCGTTAAGCCTGCTGAATCAGTCCAAGAATTACTCAACCGCTACTACACCGATCGACTCAATCAACAAGAATTTAACCAGATTCATCATCAGTTGAGCCAGAAACTCAACAACGTTCTGGAAAAATTAAGGCTGAAGGCGTCTACCTTTACGGAACGCTTGCAGCAATCCGATCAAGCAGACCAACATCGGCAACAGGCAGATTTGCTGATGGCTTACCTTCAAAACTGGGAACCAGGGATGAAGTCAATTGACCTCAATGATTTTGATACCGGCAAACCCGTCACCATTCCCCTCGACCCTGAAAAAAATGCCGTCCAAAATGCCCAATCCCTCTACAAGCGAAATCAAAAGCTGAAACGCGCTCGCTCAGCCGTTGAACCGTTACTGAAAGAGGTGCAAGCGGAAATAGACTACTTGGAGCAAGTAGAAGCAACCCTGACACAGCTGGATTCTTACGATGATCCAGAAGATTTACAAACACTCTTAGAAATCCGCGATGAGCTGATACAGCAGCAGTATCTACAAGATCCGGACAATCGCAGCCGTAGGGATGAGGAGGGAAGCCACCCTTATCGTTACCAGACGCCTAGCGGCTTTGAGTTATTAATTGGGCGCAATAACCGCCAGAACGACCAGCTAACCTTTCGGATGGCTGGGGATTACGACCTCTGGTTTCACACCCAGGAGATTCCTGGAAGTCATGGGTTGCTCAGGGTTGCGCCCGGTTCTGTCCCGGAAGAAGCCGATTTGCAATTTGCTGCCGATTTAATTTCCTATTACAGCCGCGCCAGACAAAGCGATCGCGTGCCAGTTGTCTACACGGAACCCAAACACGTCTACAAACCCAAGGGTGCCAAACCGGGGATCGCTATTTATAAGCAGGAGCGCATTATTTGGGGGAGTCCTCCCGCAGCGATCAACTATCTAAGGTAG